A region of Pyxidicoccus parkwaysis DNA encodes the following proteins:
- a CDS encoding ribose-phosphate pyrophosphokinase: MQPRDFKVFAGNSNPGLAHRICEYLKRPLGKAEVGRFSDGEIHVEIGENVRGHDVFILQSTCPPANDHLMELLIMCDALKRASAGSITAVMPYYGYARQDRKVAPRTPITAKLIADLLEVAGAERVVSMDMHAGQIQGFFNIPSDHLYGSPVFLEDLRKRFPDSQELVIVSPDAGGVERARAYSKRLNTGLAIIDKRRPRPNASEVMNLIGDVNGKDAVLVDDMVDTAGTLAQAAAALKAKGARRVVAYAVHPILSGPAIQRITDSVLEEVVFTDTVPLSPAAQACPKIRVLTTERLFGEAIARIHRADSLSSLFV, from the coding sequence ATGCAGCCGCGTGACTTCAAGGTGTTCGCCGGGAACTCGAATCCCGGCCTGGCGCATCGCATCTGCGAGTACCTCAAGCGCCCTCTGGGCAAGGCGGAGGTCGGTCGCTTCTCCGACGGGGAAATCCACGTCGAGATTGGAGAGAACGTCCGCGGTCACGACGTCTTCATCCTCCAGTCCACGTGCCCGCCGGCCAACGACCACCTGATGGAATTGCTCATCATGTGCGACGCCCTCAAGCGGGCGAGCGCCGGCTCCATCACCGCCGTCATGCCCTACTACGGCTACGCCCGGCAGGACCGGAAGGTCGCCCCGCGCACGCCCATTACGGCCAAGCTGATCGCCGACCTGTTGGAGGTCGCTGGCGCCGAGCGCGTGGTGTCCATGGACATGCACGCCGGGCAGATCCAGGGCTTCTTCAACATCCCCTCGGACCACCTCTACGGCTCGCCGGTGTTCCTGGAGGATTTGCGCAAGCGCTTCCCGGACTCGCAGGAGCTCGTCATCGTCTCGCCGGACGCCGGCGGCGTGGAGCGCGCCCGCGCGTACTCGAAGCGACTCAACACGGGCCTCGCCATCATCGACAAGCGCCGCCCGCGTCCCAACGCCTCCGAGGTGATGAACCTCATCGGAGACGTGAACGGGAAGGACGCCGTCCTGGTGGACGACATGGTGGACACCGCGGGCACGCTCGCCCAGGCGGCCGCCGCGCTGAAGGCCAAGGGCGCGCGCCGCGTGGTGGCCTACGCCGTCCACCCCATCCTCTCCGGCCCGGCCATTCAGCGCATCACCGACTCCGTGCTGGAGGAGGTGGTGTTCACGGACACGGTGCCGCTGTCGCCCGCGGCGCAGGCGTGCCCGAAGATTCGCGTGCTCACCACCGAGCGCCTCTTCGGCGAGGCCATCGCCCGCATCCACCGCGCCGACTCGCTCAGCTCGCTCTTCGTCTGA
- the spoVG gene encoding septation regulator SpoVG, giving the protein MNITDVRVFPVEEDKLKAYVTITLDHCFVIRDLKVIHGSSGLFIAMPAKKRKDGTYKDIAHPLNADTRSQMERVILIEYERHLHQAQSGMLVSAPADLD; this is encoded by the coding sequence ATGAACATCACCGACGTCCGGGTGTTTCCGGTCGAAGAGGACAAGCTCAAGGCGTACGTCACCATCACCCTGGATCATTGCTTCGTCATTCGCGATTTGAAGGTCATCCACGGCTCCTCGGGGCTGTTCATCGCGATGCCGGCAAAGAAGAGGAAGGATGGGACGTACAAGGATATTGCTCACCCGCTCAACGCGGACACGCGCAGCCAGATGGAGCGCGTCATACTGATTGAGTACGAGAGACACCTGCATCAGGCGCAAAGCGGGATGCTCGTCTCCGCGCCAGCGGACCTGGACTAA
- the rplI gene encoding 50S ribosomal protein L9, whose amino-acid sequence MKVILREDIENLGKSGDLVTVKDGFGRNYLLPRKKAVLASEQNMRQLEHEKAVMTARNAKLKGAAEEQAKKIGSIKVTIKRKVGEQDKLFGSVTALDIAEAVAAQGQTVDRRAIHLPEPIKSTGNFEVELRLHRDVTAKIKVDVVAE is encoded by the coding sequence ATGAAGGTCATTCTGCGTGAGGACATCGAGAACCTCGGCAAGTCCGGGGACCTCGTCACCGTGAAGGACGGCTTCGGCCGCAACTACCTGCTGCCTCGCAAGAAGGCGGTTCTCGCGAGCGAGCAGAACATGCGCCAGCTCGAGCACGAGAAGGCGGTCATGACCGCCCGCAACGCCAAGCTGAAGGGCGCGGCGGAGGAGCAGGCGAAGAAGATTGGCAGCATCAAGGTGACCATCAAGCGCAAGGTCGGCGAGCAGGACAAGCTGTTCGGCTCCGTCACCGCGCTGGACATCGCCGAGGCCGTTGCCGCCCAGGGTCAGACGGTGGACCGCCGCGCCATCCACCTGCCCGAGCCCATCAAGTCCACGGGCAACTTCGAGGTGGAGCTGCGCCTGCACCGCGACGTGACGGCGAAGATCAAGGTCGACGTGGTGGCCGAGTAG
- the rpsR gene encoding 30S ribosomal protein S18: MSNGTENKTGAAPAGRTGGFGGGGGGGFGGGRGGDRGDRGGRDDRGPRGGGDDRGGMGGDDDKRGGGRGFGRKKVCRFCAEKNATVDFKDQATLKYFVTERGKIIPRRISGNCAKHQREVAVAIKRARGIALLPYNAVVG, from the coding sequence ATGAGCAACGGAACTGAGAACAAGACGGGCGCTGCCCCGGCCGGCCGGACGGGTGGCTTCGGCGGTGGTGGTGGCGGTGGTTTCGGCGGTGGCCGTGGTGGCGACCGCGGTGATCGCGGTGGCCGCGACGACCGCGGCCCGCGCGGTGGTGGTGACGACCGCGGCGGGATGGGTGGCGACGACGACAAGCGCGGTGGTGGCCGCGGCTTCGGCCGCAAGAAGGTCTGCCGCTTCTGCGCCGAGAAGAACGCCACGGTGGACTTCAAGGACCAGGCGACCCTGAAGTACTTCGTCACGGAGCGCGGCAAGATCATCCCCCGCCGCATCTCCGGCAACTGCGCGAAGCACCAGCGTGAGGTGGCGGTGGCCATCAAGCGCGCCCGTGGCATCGCGCTCCTCCCCTACAACGCGGTGGTCGGCTAG
- the rpsF gene encoding 30S ribosomal protein S6, which yields MAETQAATRLREYETIFLVKPDLTDDNVDKLKERVRGIVGREGGKLIRFTVWGKKKTLFPVAKQPRAIYVHASYLGSSKLVAEVERNLRNFDEVSRYISVKVAEEVDPETRPVLEDLKLAGDVEETRPGAPAEREGGGFRGGGDEAGVESEEESTEEA from the coding sequence ATGGCTGAGACGCAGGCCGCGACGCGGCTTCGTGAGTACGAGACCATCTTCCTGGTCAAGCCGGACCTGACGGACGACAACGTGGACAAGCTCAAGGAGCGCGTCCGCGGCATCGTTGGCCGTGAGGGTGGCAAGCTGATTCGCTTCACGGTGTGGGGCAAGAAGAAGACCCTGTTCCCCGTGGCGAAGCAGCCCCGCGCCATCTACGTGCACGCCAGCTACCTGGGCAGCTCCAAGCTGGTGGCCGAGGTGGAGCGCAACCTCCGCAACTTCGACGAGGTGTCCCGCTACATCTCCGTGAAGGTCGCCGAAGAGGTGGACCCCGAGACGCGTCCGGTCCTCGAGGACCTGAAGCTGGCCGGCGACGTCGAGGAGACCCGTCCGGGTGCTCCCGCCGAGCGCGAGGGTGGTGGCTTCCGCGGCGGCGGCGATGAGGCCGGTGTCGAGTCGGAGGAGGAGTCGACCGAGGAGGCCTGA
- a CDS encoding thymidine kinase, whose translation MHQFPKDIGWIEVICGSMFSGKTEELIRRVQRALYGKQKVQVFKPRIDNRYDDTAVVSHSQLKVTSTPIDRAEEIFYRLAADTQVVGIDEVQFFGAEVVAVVQALATKGLRVICAGLDQDYQGRPFEPMPQLMAVSEYVTKELAICVVCGNPANRSQRIVSSGERVVVGAAGAYEPRCRKCHVPEPTEGTPPQTLKLFD comes from the coding sequence TTGCACCAATTCCCCAAAGATATCGGGTGGATAGAGGTCATCTGCGGTTCCATGTTCTCCGGCAAGACGGAGGAGCTGATCCGCCGCGTCCAGCGCGCCCTGTACGGCAAGCAGAAGGTGCAGGTCTTCAAGCCGCGCATCGACAACCGGTACGACGACACGGCGGTGGTGAGCCACTCGCAGCTCAAGGTGACGTCCACGCCCATCGACCGGGCTGAAGAGATTTTTTACCGGTTGGCCGCCGATACCCAGGTGGTGGGCATCGACGAGGTGCAGTTCTTCGGCGCGGAAGTGGTGGCCGTCGTACAGGCGCTGGCCACCAAGGGCCTGCGCGTCATCTGCGCGGGGCTGGACCAGGACTACCAGGGGCGGCCCTTCGAGCCGATGCCGCAGTTGATGGCGGTGTCCGAGTACGTGACGAAGGAGCTGGCCATCTGCGTCGTCTGTGGGAATCCGGCCAATCGCTCGCAGCGCATCGTGTCCAGTGGTGAGCGCGTGGTGGTGGGCGCGGCCGGGGCGTACGAGCCGCGCTGCCGCAAGTGCCACGTTCCGGAGCCGACAGAGGGCACGCCGCCGCAGACGCTGAAGCTGTTCGACTGA
- a CDS encoding DUF5658 family protein: MAATIEQAQDAAWTSRASFYVSPASVALLMLNLMDGLFTLLFLQLGVAEELNPLMRLAYEQSPLVFMFSKLIIVNAGLWLLCLHRRLTASRIAIRAGAVVYGIIVVYHLAFLTHLVLHWPVAAP, from the coding sequence GTGGCGGCGACGATTGAGCAGGCGCAGGACGCGGCGTGGACCAGCAGGGCTTCGTTCTACGTGTCACCGGCGTCGGTGGCGCTGCTGATGCTGAACCTGATGGACGGGCTGTTCACCCTGCTCTTCCTCCAGCTCGGGGTGGCCGAGGAGCTCAATCCCCTCATGCGGCTGGCGTACGAGCAGTCGCCGCTCGTCTTCATGTTCTCCAAGCTCATCATCGTGAACGCGGGCCTCTGGCTGCTCTGCCTCCACCGGCGGCTGACGGCCAGCCGCATCGCCATCCGGGCGGGCGCCGTCGTCTACGGCATCATCGTGGTCTACCACCTGGCCTTCCTGACCCATCTGGTCCTGCACTGGCCCGTCGCCGCGCCCTGA
- a CDS encoding 50S ribosomal protein L25/general stress protein Ctc has protein sequence MSVDKSTLEAKAREGSGKGVARRLRAQGLVPAVVYGKHLAKPVHVAVDPKSVRVAINTPHKFNTLIQIKLGGDTHQVLLKDYQMDPVTREILHVDFIGVRETEPVKVNVPLVLTGKAAGVADGGLLTQIRRELEVWALPNAIPEKIEVDVTPMKIAEAMHVNDVKLPSGVSIKTNVNYTVAVLSAPEAAEAAPAAAAAAAAAPAAGAAAPAAAKAGDKAAAAPAAAAKAPAKK, from the coding sequence ATGTCCGTCGACAAGAGCACCCTCGAGGCCAAGGCGCGTGAAGGTTCCGGCAAGGGCGTTGCCCGCCGCCTGCGCGCGCAGGGCCTGGTTCCCGCCGTCGTCTACGGCAAGCACCTGGCGAAGCCGGTGCACGTCGCGGTGGACCCCAAGTCCGTCCGCGTGGCCATCAACACCCCGCACAAGTTCAACACCCTCATCCAGATCAAGCTGGGCGGTGACACCCATCAGGTCCTCCTGAAGGACTACCAGATGGACCCGGTCACCCGCGAAATCCTCCACGTCGACTTCATCGGCGTGCGTGAGACGGAGCCGGTGAAGGTCAACGTTCCGCTCGTGCTCACCGGCAAGGCGGCGGGCGTGGCCGACGGCGGTCTGCTCACCCAGATCCGCCGCGAGCTCGAGGTCTGGGCGCTGCCGAACGCCATCCCCGAGAAGATTGAAGTGGACGTCACGCCGATGAAGATTGCCGAGGCCATGCACGTCAACGACGTGAAGCTGCCATCGGGCGTCTCCATCAAGACGAACGTCAACTACACCGTGGCCGTGCTCAGCGCGCCCGAGGCGGCCGAGGCTGCTCCGGCGGCTGCGGCTGCGGCGGCGGCGGCTCCGGCGGCTGGCGCGGCGGCTCCGGCTGCCGCGAAGGCGGGCGACAAGGCGGCGGCGGCTCCGGCTGCCGCGGCCAAGGCCCCGGCGAAGAAGTAG
- the pth gene encoding aminoacyl-tRNA hydrolase, translated as MKLIVGLGNPGREYERHRHNIGFMVVEALLSRARAELNQEKFAAKVGQGTLAGERVLFVEPQTFMNLSGRSVGEAARFYKIPVEDVLVIHDELDMPFGRLQLKAGGGSGGHNGLKSIVSSLGAEAFIRLRFGIGKPEGPNAKERVSGYVLSGFDDGERRQLEELIGRSMDMTEVWIRDGLSVAMNKFNRKA; from the coding sequence ATGAAGCTCATCGTCGGGCTGGGCAACCCGGGGCGCGAGTACGAGCGGCACCGGCACAACATCGGGTTCATGGTGGTGGAGGCGCTCTTGTCCCGGGCGCGCGCGGAGCTCAACCAGGAGAAGTTCGCCGCCAAGGTGGGCCAGGGCACTCTGGCCGGCGAGCGCGTCCTCTTCGTGGAGCCGCAGACGTTCATGAACCTGTCGGGCCGCTCGGTGGGAGAGGCCGCGCGCTTCTACAAAATCCCGGTGGAGGACGTGCTCGTCATCCACGACGAGCTGGACATGCCCTTCGGCCGGCTCCAGCTCAAGGCGGGCGGCGGCAGCGGCGGCCACAATGGACTGAAGAGCATCGTCTCCAGCCTGGGCGCGGAGGCCTTCATCCGCCTGCGCTTCGGCATCGGCAAGCCCGAGGGGCCCAACGCCAAGGAGCGCGTGTCCGGCTACGTCCTCTCCGGCTTCGACGACGGCGAGCGCCGGCAATTGGAGGAGCTCATCGGCCGCTCCATGGACATGACGGAGGTCTGGATTCGGGACGGGCTGTCGGTGGCCATGAACAAGTTCAACCGGAAGGCCTGA
- a CDS encoding uracil phosphoribosyltransferase, translating to MRDTLYANVPFRLNEMTHHYGPHVHLVGNPFLLSQLATLCSKGVIQPQINRLVELLYTDLVKTVVNAEFPRKMVSLPTRMIDYTPNGLYQGEVIDPQVRVVTVNIARAGTLPSQVTYDLMNTTVDPTLVRQDHIIMSRMIDAAQAVVGSEIGGAKIGGDVDDAFVLFPDPMGATGGSLSTAITLYKNKVPGRPRRIITLNLIVTPEYLRRMTKDHPDVIIYALRLDRGMSPPEVFGTEPGALWEKERGLDDRQYIVPGGGGFGEIMNNAYV from the coding sequence ATGCGCGACACCCTGTACGCCAACGTGCCCTTCCGGCTGAACGAGATGACCCACCACTATGGACCTCACGTCCACCTGGTGGGAAATCCGTTCCTCCTCTCGCAGCTCGCGACGCTGTGTTCGAAGGGCGTCATCCAGCCGCAAATCAACCGGCTGGTGGAGCTGCTCTACACCGACCTGGTGAAGACGGTGGTGAACGCCGAGTTCCCCCGGAAGATGGTGAGCCTGCCCACCCGGATGATTGATTACACGCCGAACGGGCTCTACCAGGGCGAGGTCATCGACCCGCAGGTGCGCGTCGTCACGGTGAACATCGCCCGTGCGGGCACGCTGCCGTCGCAGGTGACGTACGACTTGATGAACACCACGGTGGACCCGACGCTGGTGCGCCAGGACCACATCATCATGAGCCGCATGATTGACGCGGCGCAGGCGGTGGTGGGCTCGGAGATTGGCGGCGCGAAGATTGGCGGCGACGTGGACGACGCCTTCGTGCTCTTCCCGGACCCGATGGGGGCCACGGGCGGCAGCCTGTCCACCGCGATTACGCTCTACAAGAACAAGGTGCCGGGGCGTCCCCGGCGCATCATCACCCTGAACCTCATCGTCACGCCGGAGTACCTGCGGCGCATGACGAAGGACCATCCGGACGTCATCATCTACGCGCTCCGGTTGGACCGGGGCATGTCCCCGCCGGAGGTGTTCGGCACGGAGCCGGGCGCGCTCTGGGAGAAGGAGCGGGGGCTGGATGACCGGCAGTACATCGTCCCCGGAGGCGGCGGCTTCGGGGAGATCATGAACAACGCCTACGTGTAG